A single genomic interval of Candidatus Thermoplasmatota archaeon harbors:
- a CDS encoding Asp-tRNA(Asn)/Glu-tRNA(Gln) amidotransferase GatCAB subunit C: MPGFDRDETRRIARLARLDLDDAEVEALARDLDAITRAFSDLADFAAALPPPAPPAATTPRDDVAAPAPERVVEAIHAAFPRRDAATGAVRAPKGAP, from the coding sequence ATGCCCGGGTTCGATCGCGACGAGACGCGCCGCATCGCGCGCCTCGCGCGCCTCGACCTCGACGACGCGGAAGTCGAAGCCCTCGCGCGCGACCTGGACGCGATCACGCGCGCGTTCTCGGACCTCGCCGATTTCGCCGCGGCGCTCCCCCCGCCCGCGCCGCCCGCGGCGACGACCCCGCGCGACGACGTCGCCGCACCTGCGCCAGAAAGGGTCGTCGAGGCGATCCACGCGGCCTTCCCGCGCCGCGACGCCGCGACGGGGGCGGTGCGCGCGCCCAAGGGGGCGCCATGA
- the gatB gene encoding Asp-tRNA(Asn)/Glu-tRNA(Gln) amidotransferase subunit GatB, with protein sequence MTGARIGLEVHAYVATRAKLFCPCDADFLRAPRANANVCPTCVGEPGAKPMAPNRAAIEAAIALGRVFGSRERPDATFLRKHYFYPDLASNYQRTSTPIVEGGSLLGVRLREIHVEEDPGAYDLATGLVDYNRSGAPLLEIVTEPDVASPAQARAFLEELRFVLSALDLGRTAAGVKADCNVSVAGGERAEVKNVNSPRNVERAVAYEVERQLEAVARGEKQARETRQFDEATGRTSRLRAKESEADYRYFADPDLGPIDVAALSRALAPAESPLARRARLAEAAGVPEVEVAPILEERALADAFEGAAARAGWRPAYDFFIRDLRAELGFRGIPFAAARVTAEDAAALVEALAARRVTPQVATRLLREGLDRGGLAAALAAEAGAIVVGDALAEAARAAVRDNPKAVADVRAGRAAAVNFLVGQAMRALKGRGDPGAVRAAVERALEDAS encoded by the coding sequence GTGACGGGCGCGCGCATCGGGCTCGAGGTCCACGCATACGTGGCCACGCGGGCGAAGCTCTTCTGCCCATGCGACGCGGACTTCCTCCGCGCCCCGCGAGCGAACGCGAACGTGTGCCCGACCTGCGTGGGCGAGCCCGGCGCGAAGCCGATGGCGCCCAATCGCGCGGCGATCGAGGCCGCGATCGCCCTTGGCCGCGTGTTCGGCTCCCGGGAAAGGCCGGATGCGACGTTCCTGCGGAAGCACTACTTCTACCCGGACCTCGCGTCGAACTACCAGCGTACTTCGACGCCCATCGTCGAGGGGGGGTCGCTGCTCGGTGTGCGCCTTCGCGAGATCCATGTGGAGGAGGATCCCGGCGCCTACGATCTCGCCACGGGACTCGTGGACTACAATCGCTCGGGCGCTCCCCTCCTGGAGATCGTGACGGAGCCCGATGTCGCGTCTCCGGCGCAGGCGAGGGCCTTCCTGGAAGAGCTGCGCTTCGTTCTTTCGGCGCTCGACCTCGGGCGGACGGCGGCTGGCGTCAAGGCCGACTGCAACGTCTCGGTCGCGGGCGGCGAGCGCGCCGAGGTGAAGAACGTGAATTCCCCCCGCAACGTCGAGCGCGCGGTCGCCTACGAGGTCGAGCGGCAGCTCGAGGCCGTCGCGCGCGGCGAAAAGCAAGCGAGGGAAACGAGACAATTCGACGAAGCCACGGGTCGGACCTCGCGACTGAGGGCGAAAGAGTCCGAGGCCGACTACCGATACTTCGCCGATCCCGACCTGGGTCCGATCGACGTCGCCGCCCTGTCGCGCGCGCTCGCTCCGGCGGAGTCGCCGCTTGCGCGACGCGCGCGCCTTGCCGAGGCCGCGGGCGTGCCCGAGGTCGAGGTGGCTCCCATCCTTGAGGAGCGCGCGCTCGCCGACGCCTTCGAGGGCGCGGCGGCGCGCGCCGGCTGGAGGCCCGCTTACGACTTCTTCATCCGCGACCTGCGCGCGGAGCTCGGCTTCCGGGGCATCCCGTTCGCCGCCGCCCGCGTGACCGCGGAGGACGCGGCCGCGCTCGTCGAGGCGCTCGCCGCGCGGCGCGTCACGCCGCAGGTGGCGACGCGACTGCTGCGCGAGGGGCTTGACCGTGGCGGTCTCGCCGCCGCGCTCGCTGCCGAGGCCGGCGCCATCGTCGTCGGGGACGCGCTCGCGGAGGCGGCCCGCGCCGCGGTGCGCGACAACCCGAAGGCTGTCGCGGACGTCCGCGCCGGAAGGGCCGCAGCCGTGAACTTCCTCGTCGGTCAGGCGATGCGCGCGCTCAAGGGACGCGGCGACCCTGGGGCCGTCCGCGCCGCTGTGGAGCGCGCGCTCGAGGACGCGTCGTAA
- a CDS encoding amidase family protein encodes MSAGPVANVERALSRLGDDPFNAFTHVAREAAFERARRLEAEGPQDRPLWGRVVSVKDNIAARGMPMTCGSRHLAEYVAPYDATVVARLLDAGAIVIGKTNMDEFAAGSSGENSAFGPTLNPRDPTRVAGGSSSGAGASVASGVVELALGSDTGGSVRAPASFCGVAAFRPSHGRVPRHGLADLAMSLESPAPIARTVRDLAVLLDATAGADPRDPRTAGAPRPRFAETLAKPLEGLRIGVPSALFEGVAPDVRGPVERALAKLEAAGARATPVDLPGLAHALSAYYVLNYAEFASAMQRLDGIRYGRPGPVDVPYEASAAASRASFGPEVKRRILLGTFVTSREERGRWYDSAVAARGVIAEAFARALADVDVLVGPTMPVRAFRVGERVTDPREMYAADALTVSANLADVPAGSVPVEADGLPVGLQVIGRRGEDERALAAMAFAERHAGARA; translated from the coding sequence ATGAGCGCGGGACCGGTCGCGAACGTGGAGCGCGCCCTTTCGCGCCTCGGCGACGATCCCTTCAATGCCTTCACGCACGTCGCCCGCGAGGCGGCGTTCGAACGCGCGCGCAGGCTCGAGGCGGAAGGGCCGCAAGACCGCCCCCTCTGGGGCCGCGTCGTGAGCGTGAAGGACAACATCGCCGCGCGCGGCATGCCGATGACGTGCGGCTCGCGGCACCTCGCGGAATACGTCGCGCCCTACGACGCGACGGTCGTCGCGCGGCTCCTCGACGCCGGCGCCATCGTCATCGGCAAGACCAACATGGACGAGTTCGCGGCCGGGTCCTCCGGCGAAAACTCCGCGTTCGGGCCTACGCTCAACCCGCGCGACCCGACCCGCGTCGCGGGCGGGTCGTCCTCGGGCGCGGGCGCCTCCGTCGCCTCGGGCGTCGTGGAACTCGCCCTCGGGAGCGACACGGGCGGCAGCGTCCGCGCGCCCGCATCCTTCTGCGGCGTCGCCGCGTTCCGGCCCTCGCACGGCCGCGTCCCGCGCCACGGGCTCGCGGACCTCGCGATGAGCCTCGAATCGCCCGCGCCGATCGCGCGCACGGTCCGGGACCTCGCGGTGCTCCTCGACGCGACGGCCGGCGCGGACCCGCGCGACCCCCGAACGGCGGGGGCGCCGCGGCCGCGCTTCGCCGAGACCCTCGCGAAGCCGCTCGAAGGGCTGCGCATCGGCGTTCCGTCGGCGCTCTTCGAAGGCGTCGCGCCGGACGTCCGCGGCCCCGTCGAACGGGCGCTCGCGAAGCTCGAGGCCGCCGGGGCGCGCGCGACGCCTGTCGATCTCCCTGGCCTCGCGCACGCGCTTTCAGCGTATTACGTCCTCAACTACGCCGAGTTCGCGAGCGCCATGCAGCGGCTCGACGGCATCCGCTACGGACGCCCCGGTCCCGTCGACGTCCCCTACGAGGCCTCGGCCGCCGCGTCGCGGGCGTCGTTCGGGCCCGAGGTGAAGCGTCGCATCCTGCTCGGAACCTTCGTGACGTCTCGGGAGGAGCGCGGCCGGTGGTACGATTCCGCGGTCGCGGCGCGCGGCGTCATCGCGGAAGCCTTCGCGCGCGCGCTCGCGGACGTCGACGTCCTCGTGGGGCCGACGATGCCGGTCCGCGCGTTCCGGGTCGGCGAGCGCGTGACGGATCCGCGCGAGATGTATGCGGCGGACGCGCTCACGGTGTCGGCGAACCTCGCCGACGTCCCCGCGGGGAGCGTCCCCGTCGAGGCTGACGGACTGCCGGTCGGTCTCCAGGTGATCGGCCGGCGCGGCGAGGACGAGCGCGCGCTCGCAGCGATGGCGTTCGCCGAGCGGCATGCGGGGGCGCGCGCGTGA